GATCCAGAAAGCGGTGAGACGCTCGCCTCTTTTGAAACACCCGGCGCAGGTCAGACCGGTGCACACGGCTTGGAATGGCGCGACAATAAACTCTGGTTAGCGGTGCCACCTTCTGCCACCGTTTATCAGGTAGATGTTGAAGACGGTTTCAAGGTAATACACACACTCCCTGCTCCCGGCGACCGACCGCACGGTATCGCATGGGTCGGTGACGATCTCTGGTGTGTCGAAACGAACCATCGCGCGATCTTCCATCTCGATCCAGAAGATGGCAGCCATATCAACAAAATTGAGATACCCGAACCCCACCCGGAACCACACGGAATGACGTACTGGGACGGGTATTTTTGGTACTGCGATGCGCATACGACAGCGGTGTGCCGCGTCCCACTATCTTAATGGAAACCATCGGCAGACTGCTGAATATGGGAAAAAATAGTGCGGCGATGAACATGGCAATCGACGAAGCAATCCTCGCTGCACAGAAGGAACAGCCGAATCCAACACTACGGTTTTACGGTTGGACGCAACCCGCATTCAGTTTCGGCTACTTCCAAGATATTGCCGCAGAAGTCGACGTGGATACGTGCCGTGCAGATGGCATCGAACTAGTGAAACGAATGACCGGTGGCGGCACCGTTGTGCATGGATGGGAATTGACTTATACACTGATCCTCCCAAGGAGTGCTGGAGAATTAAGTGTTTCCGACGCTTATCAACGCATCGGACAATCCCTCATCAAAGCGTTCCAGAAACTCGGCATCCCCGCGCAGTGCTACGCTGCATGTCCTGATGCCTCCCAAACAGCACAAAATATCTGCCTGACCAATCCCGCTGAACACGATGTGATGTCGGATAACAAGAAATTGGCAGGCGTTTCTGTCAGGCGCAGTCGAAATGGGATCATGTTTCAAGGCTACATCTCCTTGGATATGCCGCCCCTCTCTATCCTCGCACGCGTCTCAAAAGACCCTGAGGTCCAAGAGATGCTGCGTGAAAAATCAACTGCTATCAATATAGACGGACGTTCGATAACCCGAAGCGCACTCATCCAAGCAATATCTGAAACATTTAACCTCGGAATTGCGTTTCATTCAAGTGAATTGTCACCAACAGAACAGACACAAGCAGAAATCTTGGTTGACACCAAGTATGCTACAACAGCGTGGAATTTTTCGGCGTAGCTCGCAGGTTTCCGAAAACTTGCTATACAAAAAACGGCGTAGCTCGCAGGTTTCCGAAAAATTGCTATACAAAAGACGGCGCAACTCACAGGTTTCCGAAAAATTGGTATAAAAAATCGGATGAATCAAGACTAAAAACCCACCAACGTCGTTCTTATTCCGCAGGGTGCGTTTATCATGGGCACCGATATTGAACCCTTCTATGGGACCGCATTAGTCAACT
The DNA window shown above is from Candidatus Poribacteria bacterium and carries:
- a CDS encoding biotin/lipoate A/B protein ligase family protein — its product is MVLRCAYDSGVPRPTILMETIGRLLNMGKNSAAMNMAIDEAILAAQKEQPNPTLRFYGWTQPAFSFGYFQDIAAEVDVDTCRADGIELVKRMTGGGTVVHGWELTYTLILPRSAGELSVSDAYQRIGQSLIKAFQKLGIPAQCYAACPDASQTAQNICLTNPAEHDVMSDNKKLAGVSVRRSRNGIMFQGYISLDMPPLSILARVSKDPEVQEMLREKSTAINIDGRSITRSALIQAISETFNLGIAFHSSELSPTEQTQAEILVDTKYATTAWNFSA